Proteins co-encoded in one Epinephelus moara isolate mb chromosome 13, YSFRI_EMoa_1.0, whole genome shotgun sequence genomic window:
- the mrtfba gene encoding myocardin-related transcription factor B isoform X2, translating to MMELQACHGQLGAEGDCEMSSLLMPSPQSEAVTHEMEELSLQPLPPLNERKNVLQLRLQQRRTREQLVDQGIMPPLKSPAAFHGQIRSLERARTENFLKHKIRSRPERAELVRMHILQETGAEPSLQATQMKLKRARLADNLNEKIAQRPGPMELVEKNILPVDSSVKQAIIVGQVNYPKVLDEDSSDALSPEQPASQESQSSVPSPGESRVPETPSPVPAPLPPPIPNTILQAFPVATQATTDFVKVISTIEQPMSRPAVTPAPPVTTAAPSKPGPTLVKQSQQKSPSEKSRSKKGKEPKSRVKKLKYHQYVPPDQKQEASEAPMDSSYARLLQQQQLFLQLQILSQQQQHYNYQTILPAPLKPVAEGQSSSAGSLPTSIVVSLPTAPPPPPVTPAPARPNNTLSNRKPGVLPANLEEMKVAELKLELKLRGLPVSGTKTDLIERLKPFQENHSTSAPASIPAPATTILSSVPMEVTTTTTTPAIVLPVQQLAKESTNPTPPVSPIPNDRCAPQQDVGMSEAPSETQTVSSGWAGPQSSPLPSFRVPEEKDRRLHEKEQQIVELMRKLEQEQKLVEELKMQLEVEKRGQGGSPAESAMNPVPTVLNSNVVKVEGAVLSNCSSTGATIPNSILGSQTLSTLPTVVKLEDVTVSSGKPLQLQTQTQLITQIQSQAQPQITNNPQLLSQSQRSPKLQPQSQPAAPSLQQFFISHRGGVSQVLGQPQTLLTTTGQAGTQILLPVSLPNNATAIQLPSTTVSLQPVLQATNLVQASVPQLQTTTMETAPSQHLTNQNPLLQTLTVCNNTTGVENQNRPEMNTQCFLRRSPDNRVSPRASPNHHISNGPLNKSPSPQPTFILQPTSIVTQPPKTREPPRYEEAIKQSRNMHINNVSQVPTATSQQMDDLFDILIQSGEITPFIQQDPPVSLTKTIPVTANISTLPVNTALSRPPPQIQVAPPATLSPAIGPSLPSLSSLATDNQLEAFLEGTLAETAPASDPRTRGLMEELQAQLMEQQPYSPMDTSELSFCDSSSPSSLNMGLSDPGLDNMEWLDLTMPPGPAGALTPLGIPTDFLDTQDLQLHWD from the exons ATGATGGAGCTTCAGGCTTGTCACGGGCAGCTAGGAGCAGAGGGGGATTGCGAGATGTCGAGTCTGCTGATGCCCAGTCCCCAGAGCGAGGCGGTGACCCATGAGATGGAGGAGCTGTCGCTGCAGCCACTGCCTCCACTCAATGAACGCAAAAATG TCCTGCAGTTAAGGCTTCAGCAAAGGCGAACCCGGGAGCAGCTGGTGGACCAGGGCATCATGCCAC CTCTGAAGAGCCCGGCAGCTTTCCATGGGCAGATTCGCAGCCTGGAGAGAGCCAGG ACTGAGAATTTCCTCAAGCACAAGATCCGCAGTCGTccagagagagcagagctggTCAGGATGCACATCCTGCAAG AGACTGGAGCAGAACCGTCACTACAGGCCACCCAGATGAAACTGAAAAGGGCCCGGCTGGCTGACAACCTGAACGAGAAGATCGCTCAGAGACCCGGCCCCATGGAGCTGGTGGAGAAAAACATCCTGCCGGTGGATTCCAGCGTTAAACAGGCCATTATCG TGGGTCAGGTGAATTACCCCAAAGTGTTGGATGAAGACAGCAGCGATGCCCTGTCCCCAGAGCAGCCGGCCAGCCAGGAATCTCAGAGCTCTGTCCCCTCTCCTGGGGAGAGCAGAGTGCCAGAGACGCCCTCTCCAGTCCCCGcaccactaccaccaccaaTACCCAACACCATACTGCAG GCCTTCCCAGTTGCCACACAAGCAACAACAGACTTTGTGAAAGTGATCTCGACCATTGAGCAGCCCATGAGCCGCCCAGCTGTCACTCCGGCACCGCCAGTCACCACAGCTGCTCCTTCAAAACCAGGCCCAACACTGGTCAAA CAAAGCCAGCAGAAGTCTCCCTCAGAGAAGAGCCGCAGTAAGAAAGGCAAAGAGCCCAAGTCGAGGGTGAAGAAGCTCAAGTACCACCAGTATGTTCCCCCAGACCAGAAGCAGGAGGCCAGCGAAGCACCCATGGACTCTTCTTACGCCCgactgctgcagcaacagcagctgtTCCTGCAGCTGCAGATCCTCAgccagcaacagcagcactACAACTACCAGACTATATTACCAGCACCACTCAA GCCCGTGGCCGAGGGTCAGAGCAGCAGCGCCGGCAGCCTGCCAACCTCCATCGTGGTGTCCTTGCCCACtgcacctccacctccccccgTTACTCCGGCTCCGGCTCGTCCAAACAACACGCTTTCGAACCGCAAGCCAGGAGTCTTGCCTGCCAACCTGGAGGAGATGAAG GTTGCTGAGCTAAAACTGGAGCTAAAGTTGCGTGGCCTCCCTGTGTCGGGAACAAAGACTGATCTGATAGAAAGACTGAAGCCTTTCCAGGAAAACCACAGCACCTCTGCTCCTGCAAGCATTCCCGCCCCAGCCACTACCATCCTGTCCTCCGTGCCCATGGAggtcaccaccaccactaccacccCTGCTATAGTTCTTCCAGTCCAGCAGTTGGCTAAAGAGAGCACTAACCCCACACCCCCAGTCTCACCCATCCCCAATGATCGCTGCGCCCCCCAGCAGGATGTAGGCATGTCTGAGGCTCCTTCTGAGACACAAACGGTGAGCTCTGGCTGGGCAGGTCCACAGTCTTCACCTCTCCCCTCTTTCCGAGTCCCAGAAGAAAAGGACAGGCGGCTCCATGAGAAGGAGCAGCAGATAGTGGAGTTGAtgaggaagctggagcaggagCAGAAGCTGGTGGAGGAGCTGAAGATGCAGCTGGAGGTGGAGAAGAGAGGCCAAGGGGGCTCCCCTGCCGAGTCCGCCATGAACCCTGTTCCTACCGTCCTGAACTCAAATGTAGTGAAAGTGGAGGGTGCAGTGCTGTCAAACTGTTCATCCACTGGTGCTACAATCCCCAACTCCATCCTGGGCTCCCAGACTCTCTCCACCCTGCCAACTGTGGTCAAGCTGGAGGATGTGACGGTTTCTTCTGGCAAGCCGCTCCAGCTCCAGACCCAAACCCAGCTCATCACCCAGATCCAGTCCCAAGCCCAGCCCCAAATAACTAACAACCCACAGCTGCTCTCCCAGTCACAGAGAAGTCCCAAACTCCAGCCACAGTCCCAACCAGCAGCCCCCAGCCTGCAGCAGTTCTTCATCAGCCACCGTGGTGGAGTGTCCCAGGTGCTGGGTCAGCCTCAGACCTTGTTAACCACGACCGGCCAGGCTGGAACTCAGATCCTCCTCCCAGTCTCACTGCCCAATAACGCTACTGCAATCCAGCTGCCGAGCACCACTGTCAGCCTGCAG CCTGTCCTTCAGGCCACAAACCTGGTGCAGGCCTCAGTTCCTCAGCTGCAAACCACTACGATGGAGACGGCACCCAGCCAGCACTTAACCAACCAGAACCCATTGCTGCAG ACTCTGACGGTGTGCAATAACACTACTGGAGTGGAGAACCAGAACAGGCCTGAGATGAACACTCAGTGTTTCCTGAGACGCTCCCCAGATAACAGGGTCTCACCACGGGCTTCACCCAACCACCACATCTCCAACGGACCCCTCAATAAG TCTCCTTCTCCTCAGCCCACCTTCATCCTTCAGCCCACCTCCATTGTTACTCAGCCTCCCAAGACAAGAGAGCCTCCCCGCTATGAGGAGGCCATCAAACAGAGCCGCAACATGCACATCAACAATGTTTCAcag GTTCCCACGGCAACCAGCCAGCAGATGGATGACTTGTTCGACATTCTCATACAGAGTGGAG AAATCACTCCCTTCATCCAGCAGGACCCTCCCGTGTCTCTCACTAAGACCATCCCGGTCACAGCAAACATCTCCACCCTGCCAGTCAACACCGCCCTCTCCAGGCCGCCTCCACAGATCCAGGTGGCTCCCCCTGCCACCCTGAGCCCGGCCATCGGCCCCAGCCTGCCCAGCCTCTCCTCCCTCGCCACAGACAATCAGCTCGAGGCCTTCCTGGAGGGCACGCTGGCCGAAACAGCGCCGGCGTCAGACCCACGCACACGGGGCCtgatggaggagctgcaggCCCAGCTGATGGAGCAGCAGCCCTACTCACCCATGGACACATCTGAGCTGTCCTTCTGTGATTCTTCCTCACCTTCCTCCCTCAACATGGGCCTGTCTGACCCAGGCCTGGACAATATGGAGTGGCTGGACCTCACCATGCCGCCAGGTCCGGCTGGGGCGCTCACGCCACTGGGGATCCCGACGGACTTCCTGGATACACAGGACCTGCAGCTGCACTGGGATTGA
- the mrtfba gene encoding myocardin-related transcription factor B isoform X1, protein MMELQACHGQLGAEGDCEMSSLLMPSPQSEAVTHEMEELSLQPLPPLNERKNGQDSLSQTMACVEVETPSDCCIRFREVLQLRLQQRRTREQLVDQGIMPPLKSPAAFHGQIRSLERARTENFLKHKIRSRPERAELVRMHILQETGAEPSLQATQMKLKRARLADNLNEKIAQRPGPMELVEKNILPVDSSVKQAIIVGQVNYPKVLDEDSSDALSPEQPASQESQSSVPSPGESRVPETPSPVPAPLPPPIPNTILQAFPVATQATTDFVKVISTIEQPMSRPAVTPAPPVTTAAPSKPGPTLVKQSQQKSPSEKSRSKKGKEPKSRVKKLKYHQYVPPDQKQEASEAPMDSSYARLLQQQQLFLQLQILSQQQQHYNYQTILPAPLKPVAEGQSSSAGSLPTSIVVSLPTAPPPPPVTPAPARPNNTLSNRKPGVLPANLEEMKVAELKLELKLRGLPVSGTKTDLIERLKPFQENHSTSAPASIPAPATTILSSVPMEVTTTTTTPAIVLPVQQLAKESTNPTPPVSPIPNDRCAPQQDVGMSEAPSETQTVSSGWAGPQSSPLPSFRVPEEKDRRLHEKEQQIVELMRKLEQEQKLVEELKMQLEVEKRGQGGSPAESAMNPVPTVLNSNVVKVEGAVLSNCSSTGATIPNSILGSQTLSTLPTVVKLEDVTVSSGKPLQLQTQTQLITQIQSQAQPQITNNPQLLSQSQRSPKLQPQSQPAAPSLQQFFISHRGGVSQVLGQPQTLLTTTGQAGTQILLPVSLPNNATAIQLPSTTVSLQPVLQATNLVQASVPQLQTTTMETAPSQHLTNQNPLLQTLTVCNNTTGVENQNRPEMNTQCFLRRSPDNRVSPRASPNHHISNGPLNKSPSPQPTFILQPTSIVTQPPKTREPPRYEEAIKQSRNMHINNVSQVPTATSQQMDDLFDILIQSGEITPFIQQDPPVSLTKTIPVTANISTLPVNTALSRPPPQIQVAPPATLSPAIGPSLPSLSSLATDNQLEAFLEGTLAETAPASDPRTRGLMEELQAQLMEQQPYSPMDTSELSFCDSSSPSSLNMGLSDPGLDNMEWLDLTMPPGPAGALTPLGIPTDFLDTQDLQLHWD, encoded by the exons ATGATGGAGCTTCAGGCTTGTCACGGGCAGCTAGGAGCAGAGGGGGATTGCGAGATGTCGAGTCTGCTGATGCCCAGTCCCCAGAGCGAGGCGGTGACCCATGAGATGGAGGAGCTGTCGCTGCAGCCACTGCCTCCACTCAATGAACGCAAAAATG GCCAGGACTCTCTGTCTCAGACAATGGCCTGTGTGGAGGTAGAGACCCCCAGTGACTGCTGCATTAGGTTCAGAGAAG TCCTGCAGTTAAGGCTTCAGCAAAGGCGAACCCGGGAGCAGCTGGTGGACCAGGGCATCATGCCAC CTCTGAAGAGCCCGGCAGCTTTCCATGGGCAGATTCGCAGCCTGGAGAGAGCCAGG ACTGAGAATTTCCTCAAGCACAAGATCCGCAGTCGTccagagagagcagagctggTCAGGATGCACATCCTGCAAG AGACTGGAGCAGAACCGTCACTACAGGCCACCCAGATGAAACTGAAAAGGGCCCGGCTGGCTGACAACCTGAACGAGAAGATCGCTCAGAGACCCGGCCCCATGGAGCTGGTGGAGAAAAACATCCTGCCGGTGGATTCCAGCGTTAAACAGGCCATTATCG TGGGTCAGGTGAATTACCCCAAAGTGTTGGATGAAGACAGCAGCGATGCCCTGTCCCCAGAGCAGCCGGCCAGCCAGGAATCTCAGAGCTCTGTCCCCTCTCCTGGGGAGAGCAGAGTGCCAGAGACGCCCTCTCCAGTCCCCGcaccactaccaccaccaaTACCCAACACCATACTGCAG GCCTTCCCAGTTGCCACACAAGCAACAACAGACTTTGTGAAAGTGATCTCGACCATTGAGCAGCCCATGAGCCGCCCAGCTGTCACTCCGGCACCGCCAGTCACCACAGCTGCTCCTTCAAAACCAGGCCCAACACTGGTCAAA CAAAGCCAGCAGAAGTCTCCCTCAGAGAAGAGCCGCAGTAAGAAAGGCAAAGAGCCCAAGTCGAGGGTGAAGAAGCTCAAGTACCACCAGTATGTTCCCCCAGACCAGAAGCAGGAGGCCAGCGAAGCACCCATGGACTCTTCTTACGCCCgactgctgcagcaacagcagctgtTCCTGCAGCTGCAGATCCTCAgccagcaacagcagcactACAACTACCAGACTATATTACCAGCACCACTCAA GCCCGTGGCCGAGGGTCAGAGCAGCAGCGCCGGCAGCCTGCCAACCTCCATCGTGGTGTCCTTGCCCACtgcacctccacctccccccgTTACTCCGGCTCCGGCTCGTCCAAACAACACGCTTTCGAACCGCAAGCCAGGAGTCTTGCCTGCCAACCTGGAGGAGATGAAG GTTGCTGAGCTAAAACTGGAGCTAAAGTTGCGTGGCCTCCCTGTGTCGGGAACAAAGACTGATCTGATAGAAAGACTGAAGCCTTTCCAGGAAAACCACAGCACCTCTGCTCCTGCAAGCATTCCCGCCCCAGCCACTACCATCCTGTCCTCCGTGCCCATGGAggtcaccaccaccactaccacccCTGCTATAGTTCTTCCAGTCCAGCAGTTGGCTAAAGAGAGCACTAACCCCACACCCCCAGTCTCACCCATCCCCAATGATCGCTGCGCCCCCCAGCAGGATGTAGGCATGTCTGAGGCTCCTTCTGAGACACAAACGGTGAGCTCTGGCTGGGCAGGTCCACAGTCTTCACCTCTCCCCTCTTTCCGAGTCCCAGAAGAAAAGGACAGGCGGCTCCATGAGAAGGAGCAGCAGATAGTGGAGTTGAtgaggaagctggagcaggagCAGAAGCTGGTGGAGGAGCTGAAGATGCAGCTGGAGGTGGAGAAGAGAGGCCAAGGGGGCTCCCCTGCCGAGTCCGCCATGAACCCTGTTCCTACCGTCCTGAACTCAAATGTAGTGAAAGTGGAGGGTGCAGTGCTGTCAAACTGTTCATCCACTGGTGCTACAATCCCCAACTCCATCCTGGGCTCCCAGACTCTCTCCACCCTGCCAACTGTGGTCAAGCTGGAGGATGTGACGGTTTCTTCTGGCAAGCCGCTCCAGCTCCAGACCCAAACCCAGCTCATCACCCAGATCCAGTCCCAAGCCCAGCCCCAAATAACTAACAACCCACAGCTGCTCTCCCAGTCACAGAGAAGTCCCAAACTCCAGCCACAGTCCCAACCAGCAGCCCCCAGCCTGCAGCAGTTCTTCATCAGCCACCGTGGTGGAGTGTCCCAGGTGCTGGGTCAGCCTCAGACCTTGTTAACCACGACCGGCCAGGCTGGAACTCAGATCCTCCTCCCAGTCTCACTGCCCAATAACGCTACTGCAATCCAGCTGCCGAGCACCACTGTCAGCCTGCAG CCTGTCCTTCAGGCCACAAACCTGGTGCAGGCCTCAGTTCCTCAGCTGCAAACCACTACGATGGAGACGGCACCCAGCCAGCACTTAACCAACCAGAACCCATTGCTGCAG ACTCTGACGGTGTGCAATAACACTACTGGAGTGGAGAACCAGAACAGGCCTGAGATGAACACTCAGTGTTTCCTGAGACGCTCCCCAGATAACAGGGTCTCACCACGGGCTTCACCCAACCACCACATCTCCAACGGACCCCTCAATAAG TCTCCTTCTCCTCAGCCCACCTTCATCCTTCAGCCCACCTCCATTGTTACTCAGCCTCCCAAGACAAGAGAGCCTCCCCGCTATGAGGAGGCCATCAAACAGAGCCGCAACATGCACATCAACAATGTTTCAcag GTTCCCACGGCAACCAGCCAGCAGATGGATGACTTGTTCGACATTCTCATACAGAGTGGAG AAATCACTCCCTTCATCCAGCAGGACCCTCCCGTGTCTCTCACTAAGACCATCCCGGTCACAGCAAACATCTCCACCCTGCCAGTCAACACCGCCCTCTCCAGGCCGCCTCCACAGATCCAGGTGGCTCCCCCTGCCACCCTGAGCCCGGCCATCGGCCCCAGCCTGCCCAGCCTCTCCTCCCTCGCCACAGACAATCAGCTCGAGGCCTTCCTGGAGGGCACGCTGGCCGAAACAGCGCCGGCGTCAGACCCACGCACACGGGGCCtgatggaggagctgcaggCCCAGCTGATGGAGCAGCAGCCCTACTCACCCATGGACACATCTGAGCTGTCCTTCTGTGATTCTTCCTCACCTTCCTCCCTCAACATGGGCCTGTCTGACCCAGGCCTGGACAATATGGAGTGGCTGGACCTCACCATGCCGCCAGGTCCGGCTGGGGCGCTCACGCCACTGGGGATCCCGACGGACTTCCTGGATACACAGGACCTGCAGCTGCACTGGGATTGA